One segment of Tamlana crocina DNA contains the following:
- a CDS encoding PQQ-dependent sugar dehydrogenase, protein MPTKIRLLYIILISLVLYSCRSESKQELTSSYLSTDDEDILNGKVIFEQKCSYCHNFNQDAIGPNLSGITKEVSVQWIKEFIKNPSLVLSENDERALALHEKYKINMPGFPDLSEKEFNELISYINSFSKKKATSNTNLGNPIDNPIEDTLVYSDINANIKFVAQVPASAKSPTLARINKLDCAGNSGRIFINDLRGKLYELNNNQPKLYASISEFNKNFVHEPGLGTGFGSFAFHPNFEKNGLFYTAHSEKPYTKKADFFLPDSIPTKMQWVVKEWKNKDPKSTSFEGTVRELLRIDFVTIMHGIQEIAFNPTSSKNESDYGMLYISLGDGGSVGQGFPEVALHEGSQVWGTILRIDPSGNNSGNGKYGIPTDNPFTKSKQKKKEIWAYGFRNPNRICWNTKGQMFATDIGHKIVEEVNLIEPGKFYGWPIREGTFVLNTFGNQSLAYPLPQNDDEYGVTYPVIEYDHDDGVAISGGFFAQKPPFNGKYIFGDIPVGTIFIADLSETKQRNIKKLNIVLNEKQTDFAQLIKKNRVDLRLGQDCNGDIYMLTKADGKIYKITY, encoded by the coding sequence ATGCCAACAAAAATAAGGCTACTCTATATAATTCTAATATCATTAGTACTATATAGTTGTCGATCAGAGTCAAAACAGGAGCTTACAAGTAGTTACTTAAGTACGGATGATGAAGACATTCTAAACGGCAAAGTAATATTTGAGCAAAAATGCAGCTACTGCCACAACTTTAATCAAGACGCCATAGGCCCCAACCTTAGTGGAATTACAAAAGAAGTTAGTGTGCAGTGGATAAAGGAATTCATAAAAAACCCGTCTTTAGTGCTTTCTGAAAATGATGAAAGAGCACTTGCATTGCATGAAAAATACAAGATAAATATGCCTGGGTTTCCAGATTTATCTGAAAAAGAATTTAATGAACTTATAAGCTATATTAATTCGTTTTCTAAAAAGAAAGCAACCAGCAACACCAATCTAGGAAATCCTATTGATAACCCGATTGAAGACACGCTGGTTTATTCTGATATAAATGCAAATATAAAATTTGTTGCTCAAGTACCTGCATCTGCAAAAAGTCCAACATTAGCACGAATAAATAAATTGGATTGTGCCGGTAATTCTGGGCGGATTTTTATCAACGATTTGAGAGGCAAACTTTATGAATTAAATAACAACCAGCCTAAATTATATGCATCAATTTCAGAATTCAACAAAAATTTTGTTCACGAACCTGGATTAGGCACCGGGTTTGGAAGCTTTGCATTTCATCCTAATTTTGAAAAAAACGGATTGTTTTACACCGCTCATTCAGAAAAGCCATACACTAAAAAAGCCGATTTTTTTCTTCCAGACAGTATCCCTACAAAAATGCAATGGGTGGTTAAAGAATGGAAAAATAAAGACCCAAAAAGCACCAGTTTTGAAGGAACTGTTCGAGAACTGCTGCGCATTGATTTTGTAACCATCATGCATGGTATTCAAGAAATTGCTTTTAACCCAACTAGCTCTAAAAATGAATCTGATTACGGAATGCTCTACATTAGCCTTGGAGACGGAGGCAGTGTGGGTCAAGGCTTTCCAGAGGTTGCATTGCACGAGGGGTCGCAAGTTTGGGGCACTATTTTAAGAATAGACCCTAGCGGAAACAATAGTGGCAATGGTAAATACGGAATTCCAACAGACAATCCTTTTACTAAATCTAAACAAAAGAAAAAAGAAATTTGGGCTTATGGATTTAGGAACCCAAACCGAATTTGCTGGAACACAAAAGGACAAATGTTTGCTACTGATATAGGACATAAAATAGTAGAAGAAGTAAACCTTATAGAACCCGGTAAGTTTTATGGCTGGCCCATTCGCGAAGGCACTTTTGTTCTAAACACCTTTGGGAACCAAAGTTTAGCCTATCCGTTACCACAAAATGATGACGAATACGGAGTTACATATCCCGTAATTGAATACGACCACGATGACGGGGTAGCTATTAGTGGAGGCTTTTTTGCCCAAAAACCGCCCTTTAATGGGAAATATATATTTGGAGATATACCTGTTGGCACCATTTTTATAGCGGATCTTTCTGAAACGAAACAAAGAAACATTAAAAAATTAAACATCGTATTAAATGAAAAACAAACAGATTTCGCACAACTTATCAAAAAAAATCGTGTGGATCTCAGGTTAGGCCAAGATTGCAACGGAGACATATATATGTTAACTAAAGCAGATGGAAAAATTTATAAAATAACTTATTAA
- a CDS encoding L-rhamnose/proton symporter RhaT gives MTFFVGILLVALGGILEGLFSVPVTKVKTWEFENIWGIGSLLALLLLPWPLSYLFVDNLWQLYSAIPNSVLISVIFCGIFWGIGGIYWGRAIAALGMALGVSILMGLINVFGSIVPLSVFEPNKLLTTGGYILILAIIVMIIGVVIISIAGQKKEEALNTRDHKKTGTFRIGILFCLISGILSAAVNFAFIIGTPITEEASKMQVQDYATSFAIWSLVFTANFSINTFYGFYMMMKKGTLKNLSKGRFSKEWIGAIFMGIAWPGGIIIYGIGANAMGPYGAYAGFPMMILASILAGNLAGALGGEWKNSGAIPRRIMVTGILVLCLAFTLLGYSTYVMNG, from the coding sequence ATGACATTTTTTGTAGGCATATTACTCGTAGCATTAGGAGGAATTTTAGAAGGCCTTTTCTCTGTTCCTGTTACCAAGGTAAAAACTTGGGAGTTTGAGAACATATGGGGCATTGGTTCACTTTTGGCTCTTTTATTACTACCCTGGCCTTTATCATATCTTTTTGTAGATAATTTATGGCAATTATATAGCGCCATTCCCAATTCAGTATTAATTAGCGTTATTTTTTGTGGGATTTTCTGGGGTATTGGAGGAATATACTGGGGGCGGGCCATTGCTGCTCTTGGGATGGCTTTAGGCGTATCAATACTTATGGGGCTTATTAACGTTTTTGGCTCAATTGTACCACTATCTGTATTTGAACCTAACAAACTCTTAACAACAGGTGGCTATATATTAATATTGGCCATTATTGTAATGATTATAGGTGTAGTAATAATATCAATTGCTGGTCAAAAGAAAGAAGAGGCTTTAAATACGCGAGACCATAAGAAAACTGGAACATTTCGTATTGGCATCTTATTTTGTTTAATTTCTGGCATCCTTTCGGCTGCCGTTAATTTTGCATTTATTATTGGCACTCCAATAACGGAGGAGGCTTCAAAAATGCAGGTACAAGACTACGCAACAAGTTTTGCAATTTGGAGCCTTGTGTTTACAGCTAATTTTTCCATTAACACTTTTTACGGTTTTTATATGATGATGAAAAAAGGAACGCTAAAAAACTTATCTAAAGGTCGTTTTTCTAAAGAGTGGATAGGAGCCATTTTCATGGGTATAGCGTGGCCAGGTGGCATTATCATTTATGGCATTGGCGCAAATGCCATGGGACCTTACGGTGCTTATGCTGGATTTCCTATGATGATACTGGCATCCATTCTGGCTGGAAACCTAGCAGGCGCATTAGGCGGTGAATGGAAAAACTCAGGAGCAATTCCCCGCCGTATTATGGTTACAGGAATTTTAGTGTTATGTCTAGCATTTACACTTTTAGGGTATTCCACTTATGTAATGAATGGGTAA
- a CDS encoding amidohydrolase family protein, giving the protein MENLSIIDSHIHLWDIQHLDYPWLSQFPKINRTFLLPDYDIATAGQLVEKMIFVQAECKPSHFLKEIEWVEALAQKDKRLAAIIPWAPIHTGNAAAEVLEQFAQNPKIKGVRQLIQPKEDINFCLRPDFIEGIKLLGKNNLHFELTINPNHFPAVLKLVEKCPDTRFILNHIGNPNIIKNQLQPWKQYLKAFACSGIHYCKFSNLVCNANLEHWHIDDLKPYSDTVIDVFGPEKLIWGSDWPHALRASSWSKWFKTAVSLTEGLNEKERAKIFRTNAIRFYNL; this is encoded by the coding sequence ATGGAAAACTTATCAATAATTGACTCACACATACACCTTTGGGACATACAACACTTAGACTACCCATGGTTAAGCCAGTTTCCTAAAATAAACAGAACTTTTTTATTACCTGATTACGATATTGCCACAGCCGGACAGCTTGTAGAAAAAATGATTTTCGTTCAAGCCGAATGTAAACCCTCTCATTTTTTAAAAGAAATAGAATGGGTTGAAGCTCTTGCCCAAAAAGACAAACGGCTAGCTGCCATAATTCCTTGGGCTCCTATACATACTGGGAATGCTGCGGCAGAAGTATTAGAGCAGTTTGCCCAAAACCCAAAAATAAAAGGCGTAAGGCAACTTATTCAACCTAAAGAGGACATTAATTTTTGTTTGCGTCCAGATTTTATAGAGGGCATAAAACTTTTAGGAAAAAATAACCTGCACTTTGAATTAACAATAAACCCAAACCATTTTCCTGCCGTTTTAAAACTTGTAGAAAAATGTCCGGATACGCGGTTCATCTTGAACCATATCGGCAACCCAAATATCATAAAAAACCAGCTCCAACCCTGGAAACAATACCTAAAAGCTTTTGCTTGTTCAGGTATTCACTACTGTAAATTTTCAAACCTAGTTTGTAACGCCAATTTAGAGCATTGGCATATAGATGACTTAAAACCTTATTCTGACACGGTCATTGACGTTTTTGGCCCTGAAAAACTAATATGGGGAAGCGACTGGCCCCATGCACTTCGTGCATCATCTTGGTCAAAATGGTTTAAAACCGCGGTTTCTTTAACAGAAGGACTAAACGAAAAAGAACGCGCTAAAATTTTTAGGACTAACGCCATTCGCTTTTACAACTTATAA
- a CDS encoding SDR family oxidoreductase: MNNTLYKTNHAFVPKRFEGKVAIVTGGASGLGRAITEEFCKEGGKVLFTDISESGKIKQEEDAKNGYNTTFLMGDMGDEAFCKACVVETNKKYGKIDYLVNNAFSFAAAGMNAKTEDWMRSFKVGPLAYARMAQEVYPYMKKYGGGAIVNISSISAHIAQKDRWTYNTSKGAVNQLTKCQALDFAPYKIRVNSVDPGWIWTKETDKAANLDGGGREKWDPIWGRFHILRRMGLAIEVARPVLFLLSNDASFITGTNLAVDGGYLAIGSEGLGENTINAGSQ, translated from the coding sequence ATGAATAACACATTATATAAAACCAACCATGCTTTTGTTCCGAAAAGATTTGAAGGAAAAGTGGCTATTGTTACTGGCGGAGCTTCAGGTTTAGGACGTGCTATTACCGAAGAATTTTGCAAAGAAGGCGGTAAAGTTCTATTTACAGACATTAGCGAATCGGGCAAAATAAAGCAAGAAGAAGATGCCAAAAATGGCTATAACACAACATTTTTAATGGGCGATATGGGAGACGAAGCATTTTGCAAGGCCTGTGTAGTCGAAACAAATAAAAAATATGGCAAAATTGATTATTTGGTCAACAACGCTTTTTCTTTTGCCGCAGCAGGAATGAATGCTAAAACAGAAGATTGGATGCGAAGTTTTAAAGTAGGGCCTTTGGCCTATGCAAGAATGGCTCAAGAAGTTTACCCTTACATGAAAAAATATGGAGGTGGTGCTATTGTAAATATTTCGAGTATTTCCGCTCATATAGCTCAAAAAGACCGTTGGACGTACAACACCTCAAAAGGAGCTGTAAACCAACTAACCAAATGCCAAGCTCTAGATTTTGCGCCCTATAAAATACGGGTAAATAGTGTAGACCCTGGGTGGATATGGACTAAAGAAACCGATAAAGCCGCAAATCTAGATGGAGGTGGCCGAGAAAAATGGGACCCTATTTGGGGGCGTTTTCATATACTAAGACGTATGGGGCTGGCTATTGAAGTCGCAAGACCCGTACTCTTCTTATTAAGTAACGATGCTTCTTTCATTACGGGCACTAATCTAGCCGTAGATGGAGGATATCTTGCTATCGGATCAGAAGGTTTAGGAGAAAATACTATAAACGCAGGATCTCAATAA
- a CDS encoding FAD-binding oxidoreductase, which produces MIEAHIIEIEKKLGSNKVLLGDKVRERYSHIWETDKPLLAKAVIFPLSTQDVSDVLSICHKNHQPVVVHGGLTNLAGSTETNADEIVICMEKMNTIEEFDISSRTITVQSGVILESIHQEVEKKDLLFPINFGAEGSAQIGGVIATNAGGLRVFRYGMTRNLILGLEVVLADGTIISSLKKIIKDNSGYDLKHLFIGSEGTLGVITKAVLRLQQKPKSRSSAFVAMNDFNKVIAFLKFIDAGLAGILSGYELLWERNFKAMTAPATNIPKPLPYGYKYYVLIEGLGSNQEQDQQKLEELLEEALIDELILDAAVSQSVKHTELFWRIREDVDILVDQCNNVQNFDISLPISEIGTYVDSIFDILNKIPEVENFFAHGHVADGNIHFLISKTNNSQDLTDKINKIIYAPLTDLGGSVSAEHGIGSHKKTYLKFCRSNEEIQLMRSIKTTMDSRGILNRDKIINYHS; this is translated from the coding sequence ATGATTGAAGCACATATAATAGAAATCGAAAAAAAACTTGGAAGCAATAAAGTTCTACTAGGAGATAAAGTTAGAGAAAGATATTCCCACATATGGGAAACAGACAAACCTTTACTTGCCAAAGCGGTAATATTTCCATTAAGCACCCAAGATGTTTCAGACGTTTTAAGCATTTGCCATAAAAACCACCAACCCGTTGTTGTACATGGAGGGTTAACTAACCTAGCCGGCAGCACTGAAACCAATGCTGATGAGATTGTTATATGTATGGAAAAAATGAATACTATAGAAGAATTCGATATTTCCAGCCGAACAATAACGGTACAATCTGGAGTAATTCTAGAATCCATACACCAAGAAGTAGAAAAAAAAGACTTACTCTTTCCAATTAACTTTGGCGCAGAAGGGTCTGCACAAATTGGTGGCGTTATTGCAACCAATGCTGGCGGACTTCGTGTTTTCCGTTATGGCATGACCAGAAACCTCATTTTAGGACTTGAGGTGGTTTTAGCCGATGGGACTATTATCTCTTCTTTAAAAAAAATCATAAAGGATAATTCGGGATACGATTTAAAACACCTGTTTATTGGCTCTGAAGGGACATTAGGCGTAATCACTAAAGCCGTATTAAGACTTCAGCAAAAACCAAAAAGCAGAAGCAGTGCCTTTGTTGCCATGAACGATTTTAATAAAGTAATCGCTTTTTTAAAATTTATAGATGCCGGATTGGCAGGCATTTTAAGTGGTTATGAATTATTATGGGAACGCAATTTCAAAGCCATGACTGCGCCTGCTACAAATATCCCCAAACCCCTTCCCTATGGTTACAAATACTATGTACTTATAGAGGGCTTGGGCAGTAATCAAGAACAAGACCAGCAAAAATTAGAAGAATTATTAGAAGAAGCTTTAATAGATGAACTAATTTTAGATGCTGCCGTATCGCAATCAGTGAAGCACACCGAGTTGTTCTGGAGAATCCGTGAAGATGTAGATATTTTAGTAGACCAATGTAACAATGTACAAAACTTTGATATTAGCCTTCCCATTTCTGAAATAGGCACCTATGTAGATTCTATTTTTGACATTTTAAACAAAATACCTGAAGTAGAAAACTTTTTTGCACATGGGCACGTGGCCGATGGCAACATTCATTTTCTAATCAGTAAAACCAATAATAGTCAAGACCTAACAGATAAAATTAATAAAATTATTTACGCCCCATTAACAGACCTAGGAGGCTCAGTATCTGCCGAACACGGCATAGGATCTCATAAAAAAACGTATCTAAAATTTTGTCGTTCAAATGAAGAGATTCAATTAATGCGCTCTATCAAAACTACTATGGATTCTAGAGGTATTTTGAATAGAGACAAAATAATTAATTATCATAGTTAA
- a CDS encoding two-component regulator propeller domain-containing protein, with amino-acid sequence MQQTGVEEGLSHNRVTSIIQDRNGYLWFGTLNGVNKYDGYSMKLYDYGLDDKGLSSSVTFKLFEDKDGYIWVGTIAGLNRINPDTGKIDTYFKDGDSPDFTGKNRIYQSDSGILFVNYFDGVKFFEIDNKGKLKYDFFLNKHSGVKLDITNIKPSSNGKFWLLTPTNDVKVHQIDFEKNGSAPKLSLNSTNFTNSLCKSNNVVLDFVEYPKNTLWVINDDLELLKIKLNDSLKVAESKKIELKTSISTSQFKEQRLINMSGDKEGRIWIAGNRLLLNYNVESGEIKNLSEDKQLKNVIDNQDFQKIFIDNSNVLWLCALTNGLFKMDLESHFFYNSTEYLSSEYSSQLFKSEVVTICEDEKGNFWFGTQDGIITALDKDLLRGNISQKTDFPIIYLDSISGIKINKDPFFPEIKRLFSDREGSIWLGALNGLFKIEYNESSQAYKIKEIDNVKDNLGNTINSRVFAIEEDRKGNIWFGPWEKGLIKMSFNKQTNSYYTVNYNAFRKDSTSLSSNNVRDILEDNQGVIWIGTVNGLNRLNRSSTGEVTFKKFYSDPEDSNTLSNNHIVDIHQAKNGDLYIGTYGGGLNRLSYSNKNDYKFTHYTVENGLPSDVISQIREDFNGNIWSIHTRQISKLNPSTGKIIYFEKKDGFNVNQFADNAMEFTSSGMMLAGGVGGFTFFYPDNLTFNSQKPQVTFTDFKLFNRSISVGEEIDGKIILNKGINDIEKIVLPYHLNSFELAFSSMHYSNPKKNRYRFVLEGFEEKSHTTIGQERKFASYTNVPPGDYVFKVYGSNSASVWSDVPKEVMITITPPWYLTTIAIIFFLFVFGILIFVVNKVRWNQIKLKNQIKLESALHEKSQEMNQMKLRFFTNISHELRTPLTLIIGPLQQIMEGSSDTKYLQRLNAIMYKNSTRLLKLINQLLDFRSVESGNVNLIVEEGDFVSFLTEIYNAFEEIASERQISFKFKTSEKSIEGWFDNDKIEKVVYNLLSNAFKFTPTGRSIELILDKENTNGSVCAVIKVVDQGVGIAAEDLPSVFDRFYQVKKESNSIQTGSGLGLAYTKRLVEIHKGSITIDSIVGKGTTCTVSIPISKQEYEDSSMLETQPNQYNFSFVKNEVKDFKSDLISPQENPKKIEHPKETPTLLVVEDNIDLRNYLSNYFEKHYKVINAKNGQEGLDLALKMSPDIIISDLMMPVMNGAEMCKIIKNDIKTSHIPVIILTAKLGLENEKEGLEAGADEFVLKPFNMEILRLRVNNILRTKQQWAEKFKTKSTPSSWKELSNKLDKNFLKKSYQFIDKNIDNSDYTVEKFSIDMSMSRSALHKKIKSITGQSTSEFIRTIRIKRAATLIVSGQYSITEVVFMVGFSDIKYFRTCFKRQFGQTPSEYIKSFKA; translated from the coding sequence ATGCAGCAAACTGGAGTGGAAGAAGGCTTATCACACAATAGAGTTACAAGTATCATTCAAGATAGAAACGGCTATTTATGGTTTGGCACCCTAAATGGAGTTAATAAGTACGATGGTTATTCCATGAAGTTATATGACTATGGATTAGACGATAAGGGTTTAAGCAGTAGTGTTACCTTTAAATTGTTTGAAGATAAAGATGGCTATATATGGGTAGGCACAATAGCGGGTCTCAATAGAATAAATCCAGATACAGGAAAAATAGACACTTACTTTAAGGATGGCGATAGTCCAGATTTCACAGGCAAAAACAGGATATATCAGTCAGATTCGGGTATTTTATTTGTAAATTATTTTGATGGAGTTAAGTTTTTTGAAATAGACAACAAAGGAAAACTAAAATATGATTTCTTTTTGAACAAACATAGTGGGGTAAAACTCGATATTACAAACATCAAACCTTCATCAAATGGTAAATTTTGGCTCTTAACACCTACAAATGATGTCAAGGTGCACCAAATAGATTTTGAGAAAAATGGCTCTGCACCAAAACTATCTCTAAATTCTACCAATTTTACAAATTCTTTGTGCAAAAGCAATAATGTCGTGCTTGATTTTGTAGAATATCCCAAAAACACCTTGTGGGTTATAAACGATGATCTTGAACTGTTAAAAATAAAACTAAATGACAGTTTAAAAGTTGCTGAGTCTAAAAAAATTGAACTTAAAACAAGTATTTCCACTAGCCAATTTAAAGAACAACGGCTAATTAATATGTCTGGAGATAAAGAAGGTAGAATATGGATTGCAGGAAATAGGCTACTTCTTAATTATAATGTTGAATCTGGAGAGATTAAAAATTTGTCAGAAGACAAACAATTGAAAAACGTTATAGATAATCAAGACTTTCAAAAGATTTTTATAGACAATTCCAATGTATTGTGGTTATGCGCCTTAACAAATGGTCTTTTTAAAATGGATTTAGAAAGTCATTTTTTTTATAATTCAACAGAATATTTAAGTAGCGAGTATTCCTCACAGTTGTTTAAATCTGAGGTAGTCACAATCTGTGAAGACGAAAAAGGGAATTTTTGGTTTGGAACACAAGATGGCATTATTACTGCTCTAGACAAAGACTTGTTAAGAGGCAACATATCCCAAAAAACAGATTTTCCTATAATTTATTTAGACTCGATTAGTGGTATAAAAATAAATAAAGACCCTTTTTTTCCAGAAATTAAACGATTGTTCAGTGACAGAGAAGGCTCTATATGGTTAGGCGCTCTAAATGGCCTTTTCAAGATTGAATACAACGAATCATCACAAGCTTATAAAATCAAGGAAATTGACAATGTAAAAGATAATTTAGGAAATACAATCAATAGTCGAGTTTTTGCAATAGAAGAAGATCGTAAAGGAAATATTTGGTTCGGTCCATGGGAAAAAGGTTTGATAAAAATGAGCTTTAATAAACAAACCAATTCTTATTATACTGTTAATTATAATGCTTTCAGAAAGGATTCTACAAGCCTATCAAGCAATAATGTAAGGGATATTTTAGAAGACAACCAAGGGGTTATATGGATAGGTACTGTTAATGGACTGAATAGATTAAATCGTTCTTCAACTGGTGAAGTAACTTTCAAAAAATTTTATAGTGACCCTGAAGACTCGAACACTTTAAGCAATAACCATATAGTAGATATTCATCAAGCAAAAAATGGAGACTTATACATTGGCACATATGGAGGCGGTCTAAATCGCTTAAGCTATTCTAATAAAAATGATTACAAATTCACTCATTATACAGTTGAAAATGGTTTACCTAGTGATGTTATTTCTCAAATAAGAGAGGATTTTAACGGGAATATATGGTCCATACATACCAGGCAAATTTCCAAACTAAACCCTAGCACAGGGAAAATTATATATTTTGAAAAAAAAGATGGGTTTAATGTTAATCAATTTGCAGATAATGCCATGGAATTTACCTCCTCCGGAATGATGCTCGCGGGAGGCGTAGGCGGATTCACTTTTTTTTACCCAGATAATTTAACCTTTAACTCCCAGAAACCACAAGTAACCTTTACAGATTTTAAACTCTTCAATAGGTCTATAAGCGTAGGTGAAGAAATAGACGGTAAAATCATTTTAAACAAAGGAATTAATGACATCGAAAAAATTGTGCTACCTTATCATTTAAATTCTTTTGAATTGGCTTTTTCGAGCATGCATTATTCTAATCCCAAAAAAAACAGATATAGGTTTGTTTTAGAAGGTTTTGAAGAAAAGTCGCATACTACAATTGGACAAGAACGTAAATTTGCCTCTTATACCAATGTACCTCCTGGAGATTATGTTTTTAAAGTGTACGGCTCAAATAGCGCCTCAGTTTGGAGCGATGTTCCCAAAGAAGTCATGATAACAATTACGCCACCTTGGTACCTAACGACAATTGCAATCATCTTTTTTTTATTCGTTTTTGGCATATTAATTTTTGTAGTTAATAAGGTAAGGTGGAACCAAATAAAACTTAAAAACCAAATAAAACTGGAAAGCGCACTACATGAAAAATCCCAAGAGATGAACCAGATGAAATTAAGGTTTTTTACTAATATTTCCCATGAATTAAGAACACCGCTTACCCTTATAATAGGGCCGCTTCAGCAAATTATGGAAGGGAGCAGTGACACTAAGTATTTACAGCGCCTAAATGCTATCATGTATAAAAATTCCACACGCTTATTAAAGCTAATAAATCAATTACTGGATTTTAGAAGCGTAGAATCAGGAAATGTGAATTTAATCGTAGAAGAAGGCGATTTTGTGAGTTTCTTGACTGAAATTTATAATGCATTCGAAGAAATTGCATCAGAAAGACAAATAAGCTTTAAGTTTAAAACCAGTGAAAAATCTATTGAAGGATGGTTTGATAACGACAAAATAGAAAAAGTGGTCTATAATTTATTATCAAATGCTTTCAAGTTTACACCCACAGGCAGAAGTATTGAACTAATTTTAGATAAAGAAAACACAAATGGCAGTGTTTGTGCTGTTATAAAAGTAGTTGATCAGGGTGTTGGGATAGCAGCTGAAGATTTGCCAAGCGTTTTTGATAGATTCTATCAAGTTAAAAAAGAAAGCAATTCCATACAAACAGGTTCTGGTCTAGGTTTGGCCTACACGAAACGTTTGGTCGAAATCCATAAAGGAAGTATTACCATAGATAGCATTGTGGGCAAAGGCACTACATGCACGGTTTCAATTCCCATATCCAAACAAGAATACGAAGATAGCTCAATGCTGGAGACCCAACCAAATCAGTACAACTTTAGCTTTGTTAAAAATGAAGTAAAAGATTTTAAGAGTGATTTGATTTCTCCCCAAGAAAACCCCAAAAAGATTGAACACCCTAAAGAAACGCCAACATTACTGGTGGTTGAAGATAACATCGACCTGAGAAACTATTTATCAAATTACTTTGAAAAACACTATAAGGTAATAAACGCTAAAAATGGGCAAGAAGGGCTAGACCTTGCTTTAAAAATGAGTCCAGATATCATAATATCTGATTTAATGATGCCTGTTATGAATGGTGCAGAAATGTGTAAAATCATTAAAAACGATATCAAGACAAGCCATATTCCTGTAATAATTCTTACCGCCAAATTAGGATTGGAAAATGAGAAAGAAGGCCTAGAGGCCGGCGCAGATGAATTTGTTTTAAAACCCTTTAATATGGAAATCCTAAGGCTTAGGGTAAACAACATTTTAAGAACGAAACAGCAATGGGCAGAAAAATTCAAAACAAAATCCACACCTTCCAGCTGGAAAGAATTGTCCAATAAATTGGACAAAAACTTTTTAAAAAAATCCTACCAGTTTATTGACAAAAATATAGACAATTCAGATTACACAGTTGAGAAATTCTCAATAGATATGAGCATGAGTCGATCTGCACTTCATAAAAAAATAAAGTCCATTACAGGCCAATCAACCTCAGAATTTATTAGGACTATTCGAATAAAACGTGCTGCAACACTTATTGTTTCAGGGCAATATTCCATTACAGAAGTTGTTTTTATGGTTGGTTTTTCTGATATCAAATATTTTAGAACATGTTTTAAAAGGCAATTTGGTCAAACACCAAGTGAATACATTAAAAGTTTCAAAGCATAG
- a CDS encoding YicC/YloC family endoribonuclease has translation MIYSMTGYGKSVLQLPTKKITIELKSLNSKNLDLNARMPSVYREKELTIRKKLANKLVRGKIDFSIYVETTAEDTSSQINTPAVKQYMAQLKEVVDANELDLLKMAIRFPDALNTVREEIDENEWQAIETAADNATEDLINHRLNEGKVLEQDFNERVIAIDSILEQVVAMDPERVKGVRERLLKGVEELKEKYDENRFEQELVYYIEKFDITEEKVRLKNHLNYFTDSINSKESNGKKLGFISQEMGREINTIGSKSNYAPMQQLVVQMKDELEKIKEQLLNVL, from the coding sequence ATGATCTATTCGATGACAGGTTATGGAAAATCTGTGTTGCAACTCCCCACAAAAAAAATAACCATTGAGTTAAAATCGCTTAACAGCAAAAATTTAGACTTGAATGCGCGAATGCCTTCCGTTTACAGAGAAAAAGAATTGACCATTCGGAAAAAACTCGCCAACAAGTTGGTGCGTGGCAAAATCGATTTTTCAATATATGTTGAAACCACTGCAGAAGATACTTCGTCGCAAATCAACACACCTGCCGTTAAACAATATATGGCTCAATTAAAAGAAGTTGTGGATGCCAACGAACTAGATCTTTTAAAAATGGCCATCAGGTTCCCCGATGCATTGAATACCGTTCGCGAAGAAATTGACGAAAACGAATGGCAGGCTATTGAAACAGCCGCTGACAATGCCACTGAAGATTTGATTAACCACCGATTAAACGAAGGCAAAGTGCTGGAACAGGATTTCAATGAACGGGTTATTGCTATCGATTCGATTCTTGAGCAAGTTGTTGCCATGGATCCCGAGCGTGTAAAAGGTGTTCGCGAACGATTGCTAAAAGGCGTTGAAGAACTAAAAGAAAAATACGACGAAAACCGATTTGAACAGGAATTGGTTTATTACATTGAAAAATTCGATATCACCGAAGAAAAAGTGCGCTTAAAAAACCACCTTAATTATTTTACCGATTCGATAAACTCCAAAGAATCCAACGGGAAAAAACTAGGGTTTATTAGTCAGGAAATGGGTCGCGAAATCAATACCATAGGTTCAAAAAGTAATTATGCACCCATGCAACAATTGGTGGTACAAATGAAAGACGAACTCGAAAAGATAAAGGAACAGTTACTCAACGTACTTTAA